GGGGAAGGCTCCAACCGGTGTGGGGGGAGCAAGGTGAGGATGATGTGGGGGCCTTTGCCGGCCAGGTCCGGCGGTCTCGCGCGGCCCTTCCAGGCCTCCTTGATGAGTTCGTCATCCAGTCCTGTGTGCGAAGGCAGCTTTGAGAGACCCTGGGGTTGAAAGCAACGCTTGGAAACACCACCTCTGTGCACACTTGGGTTCCTACCTGCAAAGCGGGCCTCCAGTTCCTCGCTGTGGTTGGGGCTGATGGTGTTTCCAGCCGGGACGAAAGTGCAGCAGGGGCAATGCACCCCCAGTTTCAGGCCCAGGTTCCTTTCTGGGCGAGGAGGCAAAAGAGAGCGGGATTATTAGATTGTGTAAAGCAGACCTATgttcacacttggcacacagaactcccatgaccaagtaAAAATATTGGACGTCTTCACACAGGAGGGGCaactatcgtatatactcgagtataagccaacccgaatataagccgaggcacctaattttagcacaaaaaaactgggaaaacattgattccagtataagtcgagggtggtaaatttcagaaataaaaatagataccaataaaattacattaattgaggcatctgtaggttaaatgtgttgtcgaaggctttcatggccgggatcacaaggttgttgtatgttttctgggctgtgtggccatgttccagaagcattctctcctgacattttgaccacaactatggcaggcatccttagaggttgtgaggtatggagaaactaagcaaggaaggtttatacagtagagtctcacttatccaacataaacgggctggcagaatgttggataagcaaatatgatggataataaggagggattaaggaaaagcctattacatgtcaaattaggttatgattttacaaattaatcaccaaaacatcatgtttaacaacaaatttgacagaaaaagtagttcaatacgcagtaatgctatgtagtaattactgtatttacgaatttagcaccaaaatatcatgatgtattgacaacattgactacaaaaatgcgttggataatccagaacgttggataagcgagtgttggataagtgagactctactgtatttacataaagctcaaatttaagataagactgtccaactctcatcaaatcattattctcatctacttcaatgtaaatgtgcttatgtatcctttgaataataatagagtaaaataatacatgtaataataataataaatacaggaaaataatacatgtaataataaatagaataaaataataaatgcaataataataataagatcagagtgaaataataaatgtattattaataataataaaaatagagtaaaataaatgtaatagcaacaacaataataaatgtaataataccaataataatagagaaaaataataaatgtaccatatattctcaagtataagctgacccacatataagccaaccaggaccctcacctgagtataagccgagggtggctttttcagtcttaaggctgaaaaactagggctgaaaaactaggcttttgaggggaattggcctggacattttggaattataggtactgggatgtatagttcacctgcaaccaatgAGCACTCCGAAATCCAccagtgatggacctggaactaacttggaacacacaaccatatgcattttgtacaattaacaaGACCCTCACCTCTTTTTCCCAGCCACTGGCTGACCGTGTCCGTGACATCAAAGGAGACCCACTCAGCCCGATCCGTGGGGTGTAAGGTCTTGCTCTCCACGTAGCGCTGAGTTGGTACCAAGGGCTCCCTTGCCCGAACCACCTGaggaatttgttgttgttattgtttaaaaagtttgcccTTACTTCCCAAAAGTTGTTTACAAAATCATGACAGACATGTTTACAAAACAATGGATGAATGATGACAGACTGCATGGGTGTCAGCCAGCTGGGACCTGCTTtatccagggccggccctaggtcattttcaagtgtaagcgaacagaattttggtccccctccccaaaacagtcactgaaaaataaaagcattggataagctgaaatgttgaataataaggagggattaaggaaaagcctattaaacatcaaattaggttatgattttacaaattaagcaccaaaacaaatcaacagaaaaagcagttgaatacatGGTTATGTTATGTAGgcattactatacagtagagtctcccttatccaagcctctggataatccaagccatttttgtagtcaatgtttccaatatatcgtgatattttggtgctaaattcgtaaatacagtaattacaacataacattactgcatattgaactactttttctgtcaaatttgttgtataacatgatgtttttggtgcttaatttgtaaaatcataacctaatttgatgtttaataggcttttccttaatccctccttattatcccatattgtttttgttgacccacCCTTTCCACTTCcaaagctagtttactgtttttctttgaaatatggtaaatattcaaaaatatttaacctccggatgcctcaattaatgtaattttattgatatctattggTATCGCGTCAATACGTTTCCCcagtttcttgtggtaaaattaggtgccacgGCTTATACatacaaattatatataatttgatgtttaataggcttttccttaatccctccttattatccaagatattcgcttatccaagcttctgccggcccgtttagcttggattagtgagactctactgtatttacgaatttagcaccaaacattgaactgggatagagggcagtgtggactcagataacccagttcaaagcagatattgtgggttattctgccttggtattctgtgtggaagagcactgagggtccttccacatagccatttaatccaaaatatcaaggcagataatccacaattaaaagggaatctggcccccggtatttaaaaaaaactctaaaatcaggacagtaaataaataacaccactcagaaaacagaggaattccagacaggaaacaatcagggccagctaacgcctcccaacaatggattctcccaggcaagaagcagacaggctttgaagttgcaaagccgtttagtgctaatcaaggtggccacttccaacagtcacacttgcctcaaggacattccagagatatataaacacttgcctaatttccaagagGCATGCAAACTAAAagttggctttagggcacttggaggcaccTCAACCAAACAATGGCGCCTTAAGCAAATGCCTAATTTGCcttacggttgaaccgcccctgaggGGGACCCTGAGGTTCCGACCTGATAGAGCTCCAGGCGTTGCTCCATGGTCCGTGCCCGAGGGTTGGGGACTCTGTAGACGCGGAGCTCGGCCTGGACGAGGCTGCTGAGGTTGGACTCGGCGCCAGAGACATCGAAGTGCAGGAGGCGGAAGAAGGGGCTGCTGTGGGTGCTGGAGATGGCGTCTGcggaaggaggaggggaaaggcACGCCTGAGAGGCCGAAATTGGGTTCCTGGAGGGGTTGGGGTTAGGGaagtgaccttcctttctgggagttgtagttcacccacaaccagtgaAACTGTGACCTAcaccaataatggatctggaccaaacttggcacacagaatccccatgactatctcaacctactggaggggttggagGGGACTTGCTCACCAtagttggagttgtagttcacccacaaccagtgaAACTGTGACCTAcaccaataatggatctggaccaaacttggcacacagaatccccatgactatctcaacctactggaggggctgGAGGGGACTTGCTCACCAtagttggagttgtagttcacccacaaccagtgaAACTGTGACCTAcaccaataatggatctggaccaaacttggcacacagaatccccatgactatCTCAACCTACTGGAGCGGTTGGAGGGAACTTGCTCACCATAGTTGGAGTtggagttcacccacaaccagggaaactgtgacctacaccaataatggatctggaccaaacttgggacactgACctcatatgctgaaatttgattccCGGAGGGGTTTGAGTTAGGGTTAGGGAACtgtccttcctttctgggagttgtagttcacccacaaccagagaaactatgACCTTTACTTATGATGGAACCCATACACcaaacccaaacactgatggatctggaccaaacttggcacatagacctgATAGGCCGAAAttggattactggaggggtttgggggggagaacggaactgaccttcctttctgggagttgtagttcacccacaaccagggaaactgtaatgtgcaccaatgatggatctggatcaaacttggcacacagaacctccatgactaactcaacctactggaagggtTGGAGGGGCCttgctcaccatagtgggagttgtagttcacccacaaccagggaaactgtgatatccaccaataatggatctggaccaaacttggcacacagaacccccaggactaactcaacctactggaggggttggaggggccttgctcaccatagtgggagttgtagttcacctacaaccagggaaactgtggcGTCCACCaaaaatggatctggaccaaacttgggacactgacctgatatgctgaaatttgattactggaggaatttgggttagggttaggggacTGACCTCactttctgggagtcgtagttcacccacaaccagttCCCATCTGTCTACCCATCTATCGATCTCACCGCCCTTCCCGGTGCCCCTTACTGTCAGTCTGCCCGGGGGGCAACATGTCCAGGCGCCGCACTTCCTTGGCATAGTAGTCCTCCTCCTCGCTGCTGCCGGCACCACGTCCACCGCAGGCCCCTCGTTCCCGGGACAGCTCCTTTGTGCTGTTGTACAGCAGCATCACCTCGGCCGGCGGCTGTTCGGGGGTCCCGTCCTCTTCCTCGGGGGGTGCCGCCAGTTGCAGTTTGCTGAGGATTTGTCCTCGCACGGCCTCGACCCGCCGGGCCCGGGCCACCTCCAGGTCCAGGACCTGGCACGTCGAAAGGGCCCGGGCCAGCGGCACCACCAGGAGCAGGGTGAAGAGCACACTTGACATCCCGAAATCCAGGCTGCAAAGGGGTCAAAGTGCTGCTTTGAAGTCTTTTCGTTATTTTGGAGGGTGCAAAAGTCTAATTGCCTGGCAAAGTCAGGAAAAGAGGCAGAGATGCATCTGCAGAGGGTGACAACACAGAGGGGGAGTCAAGGAGCCTTTCCCATCCCGAAAGGCATTGCCAAAGCAACGCAGTGCCCGCACCTTTTTCTCCTTCTGTGTGCCCATCCCTCCCCACGCTTCCCACACGTCCTCCACCCCTTTCCTGCCACACGCGTCTGCTCCACAGAGCCGGCATTGATCCCACTCCGGCCACAGAGAAGGGCCAGGACAGAGCAATGCAAAGAGACCTCTCGACGCCTCTCTCCTGTTTCTTGGCCTTATTATGAAGCTGCCTTCGGCTATACAGACCTGATGGAAAAGTCGGCATGATTTGCAAGttttaatagtaaaggtaaaaggttttcccctgatgttaagtccagatgtgtccgactctgggagttggtggtcatctctatttctaagccgtagagccagcgttgtccatagacacctccaaggtcatgactgcatccagtgccgttaccttcccaccagagcagtacctattcatctactcacactctgggggttggtgctcatctccatttctaagcccaatagccggcgttgtccatagacacctccaaggtcatgactgcattgagcgctgttaccttcccaccagagcagtacctattgatctactcacactcagggggttggtgctcatctccatttctaagcccaagagccggcgttgtccatagacacctccaaggtcctgactgcattgagcgccgttaccttcccgccagagcagtacctattcatctactcacactgtcactttgtgctcatctccatttctaagcccaagagccggcgttgtccatagacacctccaagatcatgactgcattgagtgccgttaccttcccaccagagcagtacctattgatctactcacactctggcacttggtgctcatctccatttctaagcccaagagccggcgttgtccatagacacacccaaggtcatgactgcatggagctccgtgaccttcccaccagagcagtacctattgatctactcacactctggcaCTTTGtggtcatctctatttctaagcccaagagccggcgttgtccgtagacaccgccaaggccatgactgcatggagtgccattaccttcccaccagagcagtac
The Anolis carolinensis isolate JA03-04 unplaced genomic scaffold, rAnoCar3.1.pri scaffold_14, whole genome shotgun sequence genome window above contains:
- the LOC134294354 gene encoding transforming growth factor beta-2 proprotein-like; translation: MSSVLFTLLLVVPLARALSTCQVLDLEVARARRVEAVRGQILSKLQLAAPPEEEDGTPEQPPAEVMLLYNSTKELSRERGACGGRGAGSSEEEDYYAKEVRRLDMLPPGQTDNAISSTHSSPFFRLLHFDVSGAESNLSSLVQAELRVYRVPNPRARTMEQRLELYQVVRAREPLVPTQRYVESKTLHPTDRAEWVSFDVTDTVSQWLGKRERNLGLKLGVHCPCCTFVPAGNTISPNHSEELEARFAGLDDELIKEAWKGRARPPDLAGKGPHIILTLLPPHRLEPSPKGRRRRSANSPSCARNTDQGCCLRTLYIDFRKDLKWKWIHQPKGYKANFCAGSCRYVWSTDTQYNMVLPLYNKLNPEASAAPCCVPHKLEPLTILYYVGRSPKVQQLSNMVVKSCRCR